The genomic region GTTCTACCTGCACTCATTGTTTCGGCTGAAGAAAGGGTTGAAGCCCCTGCTGAGCGAGTCGCTGGAATTGGGCCGCTCCTTTGTGCGGCCCGAGTACCAGCAGCAACCCTTACCCTTACTGCTGCTCTGGAAAGGCATTGCTGCCTACCTCACGGCTCACCCCGAGTACCGCTACCTAATTGGCCCCGTGAGTATTAGTAACCGTTTCTCACCGGTATCGAAAGCGGTGATGGTGGATTTCATCCGGCGGCATTGTTTCGATGAGGAACTGGCTGCCCACGTGCGACCCCGCAAGCAGTTCCGCTACCGCCCCCTCGCCGGCGACACTGACACAACGGCTACCCTGCAACAGGGCCTCGACAGCGTGGAAGCGCTGAACCACCTGATTGGGGCACTGGAACCCAGCGGCCTGGGCGTGCCGGTGCTACTACGGCACTACATCCGTCAGAACGCCCGCTTCGTGGGCTTCAACCTCGACCCCGCGTTCAGCAATGTCCTCGATGGCTTCGTAGTCCTCGACGCCTACGACCTGCCCGACCGTACTCAGCGGCTACTGGAGCGGGGGTAGCGCGTGCGGGCACCTCACCCCCGGCCCCCTCTCCTCGGGGAGAGGGGGAGCCGAACGATTTTCTATCATCCATCAATGACCTCCCCCCCCAGCCCCCTCTCCTCAGGGAGAGGGGGCTGGGGGGGGAGGTGCTCCCTACCAGAACTTGACACAACCGTAACGCCCTCATAACACCTAAGTCATAGTAGAACAGGACCTTTGAGTTGAATCAACGGACTGACGCTATGCATGCTCCCACCACGATTCCGCTCCTGCGCCGGCTACTGAGCTGGCTGGGCTATGTGCTGTTCCAGCTGGTGCTGGTGGTACTCTACGGCCTGCACCTCATTCGGGCCTTCCGCTCGCCGTTTCGGGCCAACGAGCTGCCGCCCCGCCAACTGCGCCCCCGTTTCTGGTCCCGACCTGCCATCGGATGAGCAAGGCCACGCCCCGCCGCCGACTCGATGTAGTCGTTATTTCTGATGTGCACCTGGGCACCTACGGCTGCCACGCCACCGAGCTGCTGCGCTATCTGCGCAGCGTGCGGCCCAAGGTGCTGGTACTCAATGGCGACATTGTCGACATCTGGCAATTCAGCAAAAACTACTGGCCTCCGGCGCACATGCGCGTGGTGCGCCACCTGACGGGCTTGCTGGCCAAGGGCACCCGCATTCACTACCTCACCGGCAACCACGACGAGCTGCTGCGCCGCTTTGCCGGCACTCGCCTCGGGGCGCTTTCCATTGCGAATAAGGTGGTGCTGGATCTGCCCCACGGAAAAACCTGGCTGTTTCACGGCGACGTGTTCGACGTGACCATGCGCCACGCCCGCTGGCTGGCGCGGCTGGGCGCCCACGGCTACGACACGCTGATTTTGCTGAATCGTCTGGTCAATTTTCTGCTGGCGAAGGTAGGGCGGCCGCGGGTGGCCTTGTCGAAGGCGGTGAAAAACCGGGTGAAGGGCGCTGTGAGCCTAATGGGCGACTTTGAGCAAACCGCCGCCACCATTGCCGCCGATGCGGGTTACCGTTACGTGGCCTGCGGGCATATTCATCAGCCTACTATCAAGCCCATACCGACGGAGGGCGGCGAGGTAGTGTATCTCAACTCCGGCGACTGGGTGGAGAATTTGACGGCGCTGGAATACACCACCGACACCGGTTGGCAGCTCTACCACTACGCCACCGACCCCCTTATGCAACTCCCGGCCCTCCCCGACCCCGATGACCTCGACACAGACGACACTCGGCTTACGAGCCTACTGGCTGAATTCAATATTCCTCAGGGGTAGGAAGTTGCTTCGTCAGCTTCTTACCTCTTGAAAATCAACACGCTTCTATGCCCCGCATTCTTTACGCTATCCAGGGAACCGGCAATGGTCATTTGAGTCGTTCCCTGGATATCGTGCCCCTGTTGCAAGAACGCGCCAGCCACCTCGATGTGCTGGTAAGCGGACCTGCCACCGATATTTCCCTACCCTTCCCGGTGCAGTACCGCTGCCACGGCATGGGCTTCATCTTCGGCAAAAAAGGCGGTATCAACTTCGCCAAAACATTCTGGCAGCTGAACTCAGCGGCCTTCGTGCGCGAAATACGCTCGCTGCCGCTGGATAAGTACGATTTGATTATCAGCGACTTCGAGCCGGTCTCGGCGTGGGCGTGCCGGCTGCACCACCGGCCATGCGTGGCCCTGAGTCACCAGAGTGCCGTGTTGCACCCCGCCGCGCCCCGCCCCAAGCGCCCCGATCCGGTGGGTAGGGCGGTGCTGCGGCACTACGCGCCCGCTACGGCGCACTATGGCTTTCATTTTGCGGCGTATGCACCCGGCATTCACACGCCCGTTATCCGGCGGCAGGTGCGGGAGCTGGTGCCCGAGCAACGCGAGCACTACACAGTGTACCTGCCTGCTTTCGAGGAAGAATTGTTGGTAACCAGGTTGCGCTACCTGAGCCGGACGGTACGTTGGGAGGTGTTTTCGAAACACAGCACCCGCGAGGCCGAGTACGGCAACGTACGCGTGCGCCCCGTGAGCGGCGCGGCTTTCACCAACAGCATGGCGCAAAGCGCAGGTGTGCTCTGCGGCGCCGGCTTCGAAACGCCTGCCGAGGCCTTGTACCTGGGGAAGAAGCTGCTGGTGGTGCCCATGAAAAACCAGTACGAGCAAGCCTGCAACGCCGCCGCGCTGGCGAAGATGGGCGTACCCGTCGTCAAAAACCTGAAGGACAAGCACCTCGACGCGCTCGACCACTGGCTGCTCCAGGGCCGCGCCATACCCGTGCACTACCCAGACGAAACTGGCCACATTCTGGATACCTTGCTCCAGGAGCACGCGCCCGTGTCTACGCCCACTATCTTTATTTAACAGCCAGAATGTCGCCTGCCGGTCCGACGCCTACGGCGTCGGACCAGTTACCGCCTGCCTTCGTTGATAGCCATCAGCACGCAGCTCGTTCAACGGCAACCAGTCAGGTGCCTGCGGAGTCGGACTGATAGGCGGCATTCTGGCTGTCTTCTTATTGTTCTTTCCATGAGTACCCTACCTGCCGCCTTCTTTCCGCCTACTGCCCCGCCACTCTACTCTCGCCCCGACTTTGGACCGGATTTTCAGTGGGGTGTGTCGACGGCGGCCTACCAGATAGAAGGCAGCTGGAATGCCGAGGACAAGGGTTGGAGCATTTGGGACGCGTTTGTGCGTGGCCGCCGCGCCATCAAAGGCCGCGAAACCGCTGATGTAGCCTGTGATTTCTACCAGCGCTGGCCCACGGACCTGGACATCATGCAGCAGTTGGGTATTCCCAATTTTCGCTTCTCAGCGGCGTGGTCGCGGGTGCTGCCAGCAGGTACTGGTCCCGTAAACCCGAAAGGCCTAGACTTCTACGACCGGCTGGTGGATGGCTGCTTGGCCCGCGGCATCGTGCCCTGGCTCACGGTGTATCACTGGGATTTGCCGCTGGCCTTGCAGCAGCAGGGCGGCTGGACCAACCGCGCCGTAGTCGGCTGGCTAGCCGACTACGCGCAAGTGCTAGCCCGCCGCCTCGGCGACCGGGTGCAGCATTGGATGGTGCTCAACGAGCCCATGGTATTTACCGGGGCGGGGCATTTGTTGGGCATTCATGCACCGGGCCGTCGCAGCTTGGGCGCGTTTTTGGCCGCTACCCATCACGCCACGTTGGCGCAGGCCGAAGGGGGCCGGGCACTGCGAGCGGCCCTACCCGCTTCCGCCCACATTGGCACTACCTTCTCGTGCTCCTATCTCACGCCCTGGCGGCCAGGCCTACCCCGCGACGAGCGCGCTACCCGCCGCGCCGACGCCATCCTGAACCGCCTGTTCGTGGAGCCTACCCTGGGCCTGGGCTACCCCACCGCCGAGGCGCCCTTGCTCAACCGCTTGGAACGTTACATGCAGCCCGGCGACGAGAACCGCCTACCCTTTGCGTTCGACTTCTGGGGAGTGCAGAATTACACGCGGGAGGTAGTCCGCCATTCGCCCTACGTGCCGCTGCTGTGGGCCAACCTGGTAGGCGCCGCCCGGCGCGGGGTGCCCTACACCCAAATGGGCTGGGAGGTATTCCCCGAGAGCCTCTACCACATGCTCCGGCAGTTTAGCGCATATCCGCAGGCCCCGCGTCTCCTGGTCACCGAAAACGGCGCGGCCTTCCCCGATATAGTCACTTCTGATAAGCAAGTGCACGACGTAGCTCGCCAGGCCTACCTGCAAGCCTGCATTGGACAGATGTTGCGGGCACGGCGCGAAGGCGTGCCCGTGGAGGGCTACTTCGCGTGGTCTTTCACCGACAACTTTGAGTGGGCCGAAGGCTACGAGCCGCGCTTCGGGTTGGTGCACATCGACTATGCCACCCAGCAGCGCACTATAAAAGACTCAGGCTGGTGGTACCAGCAACTGCTAGCGGGCGAAACGATCAGCACTATGCCCCTCTTCAGTAGCGCCGCGGAGCAGCCATCTGTTTGCTGAGCGTTCTGCGTGAAAGGAGTTGCTGGTAACTCTTCCAAACAAAAAGCCCCGACGTTGCAGTGTCGGGGCCTTTTTGTTTAGAAGCTGTTCAGGTAGCTACGCACTGATACTGTGTCTATACTACGAAACCTGGTTAGTAGCCAGGATTTTGCTTCAACTGACCATTCAGCGTCAACTCAGTGGTAGGAATGGGGTAGATGCGGCGGTACGTGTCGGCGTTGGTTTTCATGCCCTGGCCCCACACCGATTCCCACTTACCAAAGCGAATTAGGTCGTTGCGGCGCCAGCCTTCCCAGGCCATTTCGCGGCTGCGTTCCTCAAAAAGGCTCGACAGATCAACCGTGGTGAGGGCAGGCACTTGAGCACGGGTGCGGATTTGGTTTACCAAGTCCTTGGCCGTGGCGCCGTCGGGGTCCTGGCCGCCGCGCAGGATGGCTTCAGCTTTCATCAAGAGCACGTCGGCGTAACGGAACAGCACGAGGTCGTTGCCCTGGTCCCGGGAGGTAGAGGACTTGTCGGGGTAGTACTTGATGTTGCGCGTACCCTGGGCTTTGCCTAGCTCGTCGTTGCCGACGTCGAACTTGGCCCCATCACGGAACGTGAGGCGGTCCGACAGCTCCAAGTGGTAGCTGATAGCGGCGTTGCCATCGGCGCCGGTGTAGCGCGAGTCGAGGCCTTTCTTGGTGGTGGCAATCAGCACGGGTGTGCGGCCGTCGCTGAGGTACTGCTTGCCGGCCAACCACTGCTGGTTGCGGGTGTCGGTGGGCTCTTTGTAGAGGGCGTAAAACTCGGGCCAGGTCAGGCTGGCGTTGCTGGGCGTGAAGAGCAAACCGAACTTGTCGCGCATCTGCTGATGTAAGGCAAAACGCGACATCATGTTACCCTGGGCCAAGTTGGCATCGAAGGGCACAGCAAAGATGATTTCCGCTACTTGCGGACCATTTTCCACCGCAAACACATCCATGTAGTTGGCAGCCAAGCTATGCTTCCTACCCTTGATGATGGCGTTGCACGCCGTAATGGCCTCGGTGTAGCGCGGCTGCCCAATATACACCTCGGCATTGAGGTAGAGCTTAGCCAGCAGAGCCTGGGCCGTGCTCTGGGTAGGGCGCCCATAGGTCTGGGCCGACACGGTGGCCGACAGGTTGGGTAGGGCCGCCTTCAGCTCGCTTTCGATGTAGGCAAATACCTGCTGACGGGTGGCATTCGTCGGTTGCTCGGTGCTGCCAAACTCCGGCACCAGCGGAATGTTGCCGTACAAGTCCATCATCTGGTAGTAGTACAGGGCGCGCATGGTGCGCAGCTCGGCCGTAAACTGTGTTTTGAAATCCCCATCGGCCGTATTTTGGAACAAGGCCAGCGTGCGGTTGCAGGTGCTGATGCCACTGAACCCCCAGTCCCAGGCGGCGCGAACGAACTCGTTTTGCGGGTTCCAGGTGTGCAGGCTGAGCTGCTGGTAGCGGGCGCCGTCGTAGTAGTTGCCGTTGCGGGCCACAATCACGGCCTCGTCGGTGCTGAGTTCCTGCAGGTTCCAGTAGGCCTTGGCCACTTCGCCGCGCATCTGGCTGTATACCGGCCCCGAGGCGGCAATAAACTGCTCGGGCGTGGTGAGGAAGTTGTCGGGCGTGTACTCCGACTCAATGGGCGCATTGAGGTCGGTGCAGCCGGCCGAGAGCAGCAAGGCCGCGAGGGCGCCAGCGAGGGGTAGGAAACGGGTAGGGCGTGGTGTATAAGTAGAGAAAGACATGGCGGTAGCGGCTTAGAATTCCAGGTTCACGCCCAGCACGTAGGAGCGGGTTTTGGGGTAGAAGTTGTTGTTGTCGAGGCCGGGCGTGAGGCCGCCCAGGTTCATCTCCGGGTCGATGCCGCGGTACTTGGTGATGGTGAACAGGTTCTGGCTGGTCAGGTACACGCGGGCGCGCTTCACGTACTCGTTTTTGATGGGCAGATTGTAGCCCATCGTCACGTTGTCGAGGCGTAGGTAGGCGCCGCTTTCCAGGTAGCGGTCGGAGTAGTAGTTGGCGCGGTTGTCGTTGTAGGGCTCATTCAGGGAGAAGACGGGCAGGTTGTTGGCCGTCGATTGAGCCGGGATGTTCTGGTTGGCCAGCGTCGCGTTCAGAATTTTATTACCCGTCACGCCCCGCAGGAAGAAGTTGAGGTCCAGCCCTTTCCAGCTCACCGTGTTGCTCACCCCGTAAAGCAGGGTAGGTTGGGCATTGCCCTGGTAGCGGTAGTCGGCGAGGGTAGGCGAACCGGTGGTAGTGCCGTCGGCTTTATAGAACAGCGACAGACCTGCTTCGTCGCGCCCTGCGTACTCCGGCAGAAAGAACTGCCCAATGGGGTAGCCCGTTTTCACTACCTGCGTAGAAATGCCGCTCTGCCCCGAGCCGCCGGGGTAGGCGGTATACACTTGGTCAAGGCGGAACTGGTCGTTGGCGAGCTTCTCTACCTTGTTCACGTTGTGGGCCAAGTTGCCACTCACGTTCCACTGAAAATCAGCAGTTTGTACCGGCGTTGCGTTCAAGGTTAGCTCCAGGCCGCGGTTGCTGATTTCGCCCACGTTGGCGTAGAGCGTGTTCACAAAGTACTGCGTCGTCGATACCGGGTAATTCCAGATCAGGTCGGAGGTGCGCTTGTCGTAGTATTCCACCGTGCCGCTGAGCCGGTTGTTCAACACCCCGAAATCCAGGCCCACGTTCAGCATGGCCGTCGATTCCCACTTCAAATCCGGGTTGGGGTTTTGCGTCGGGCCGATGGCTTTGATGAAGCTGCCATTATAGTAGAACGTCCCCACGCTGCTGTAGCGCTGTGTGGCAATCAGCGGGTCGAAGCCCAGGGAGTTGCCCGTGATGCCGTAGCCCACGCGCAGCTTCAGCTCATTGAGCTTGCTTTGACCCGCCATGAAGTCTTCGCGGGCGATGTTCCAGGCCAGCGAGGCCGCCGGAAACGTGCCCCAGCGGTTGTTCACCCCAAATGCCGACGACCCATCGCGCCGCACCGACACTTGCAAAAAGTAACGGTCCTTGAGGCCATAATTCACGCGGGAGTACAACGAAATCAAGCGCAGGGTAGAGATGCCCAAACTGTAGCCGGCAATGGCCGCGTCGTAGTTGGGCGTCACGCCGTTGGGGTTGCCCAGGCCCAAGTTATTGTAGCCCAACTGGTCCGATACAAAGCCGCGGGTATCCGTCTGGAAACCGTCGCCGTTTTTGTCTTCCTGCCACGAGTAGCCCACCAGCAGTTTCAGGTCGTGCGTGGCGTTGTTGAGCGGGTTATAAGTCAGGTAGTTTTCTAGAATCTTACGCGTGTTTTCCAGGCTGTAGCGCCGGGCGAGGCCCTTGGCGGCCAGGCCGGTCACGTTGTTGGCGTTCGGCACCGGCGACTCCCGGCTTTGGTAGGCCCCACCCTTCACCGACTCATTTTGCATGCTTAGGCTGAGCGTGTTGGTGAGCTTGGGTAGGATGGTGAGCTGGGCGCTGGCGTTGCCAAGCAGGGTATTGATTTTGCGCTCCTCACTGTTCTGGTTCAGCAGCGCTACTGGGTTGTAGTACTGCGTGCGGGTCAGGTTCTCCTTGTAGGTGCCGTCGGGGTTTTGGATATTGGTGGTAGGCAAATGGTTGAACATGTTGCGGTACACCAAGTCCGAAATCAGGTTCTGCTTGAGCAAGGAGTTGGTCAGCGTGAAGCGCAGTTGCAGCTTGTCCTTCAGCGTCTTCTGATCGAGGTTGATCTTGCCGATGATCCGCTCGCTGTCCGACGTCTTCATCACGCCCTGGCGCTTGAAGTAATTGACGCTGGCGTTGAACGCCGACTTCTCGGAGCCACCTCCGTAGCTAATGGTGTGGTTGTGGCTGATGCCGGTGCGCATCACTTCCTTCTGCCAGTTGGTGTTGGTGCCCTCGTCGTTGTCGGCGGGGCTGAGGCTCTTGCCGTTGGCCTCCAGGTAGCCGCGCAGCTGGTCGCCCGAGAGCATGTCAATAGTGTTCGACACCTGCTCCACACCCACGTAGCCGCTATACGACACGGCCGCGCTGGGCTTCTGCCGCCGCGTAGTGATGATGATAACGCCGTTGGCCGCCCGCGCCCCATAAATAGCCGTGGCCGAGGCATCTTTCAAGACATCAATACTCACAATATCGTCGGGCGCTACCAGGTTAATAGAGGCCGCCGGCACGCCGTCAATCACGTAAAACGGCTCTTGCGCCTGCCCCGTGCGCAACGACGACGCCCCGCGCAGCACCACCGAGGGCGTCGCGTTGGGGTCGCCGCTACGGGTGATGTTCAGGCCGGCCACTTTGCCTTGCAGCACTTGGTCGGGAGTAGCCACCACGCCGCGGTTGAACTCGCGCGGGTCGACGTTGGTGATGGAGCTGGTCACCTCGCCCTTTTTGGCCGAACCGTAGCCAATCACCACCACATCGTTGAGCACCTTGTTGTCCTCAGCCAGCGTTACATCGATGCTGGTTTGGTCACCTACTGTCACCTCTTTGGCCACGTAGCCCATAAAGGAGAACACCAGCGTCGTGGCTTCCTCGGGCACTACTAAGGCGTAGCGGCCTTCAGCATCCGTCACGGTGCCAGTGGTGGTGCCCTTGGCCAGCACCGTTACGCCGGGTAGGGCCGCGCCCGAACGGGCATCCGTGATTTTGCCTTTCACCTCGCGCGCCGTTTTGCTTGGGGTGGCCGGTGCTTTTGGGGTAGTGTCGGGTTTCAGGATGATGACGCCCTGCGTTTCCTCCAGGTGCAGGGGCGTGCGGCGCGTCATCTGGCGGATGATGTCGCCTACCTTAGCCGCCCGAAACTCGGCCGCTTCCACGCGGGCCTGCTGCACGTCGCGGGTTTCATATACAATGTTGACGCCGGTTTCGCGCTGGAGGCGCTGCAACGCCGTGGCCAACGACCCCGCCGGCACGGCGAAATAGGCCACTTCGGCGTTGGCTTTCTGGGCAAACCCCAAGTGGGGAAGCGTGGTAGTAGCCCCCAACAGGGCGCCCGTGAGCAGTAGCCGGCGGCCGCGCTGTCGGCAGTACGTCAAGAAGTCGAGATGTAGCATAGAGGGTCGGTTTTGGGCAAGGCGTGGCCCAGCAGGCGGTGTGCCTGGGGTGAAAGCAGGAAAAGGGATGCGGACGGGCGGCCTTACTCTACCCGGTAGGTAGTGGCCGAAAGCTTGGTGATGCGCAAGTGGTAGCGTTGCAAAAGCACGTTGAGCACGTCGGTAATCTGGTCGGCAGAAAGCTTGGAATCAAGTGTACCCGAGAGGGCAACAGCCGGCACCTCGGGCTGCACCTGAAACTGAACGGGGTAGTAGTTTTCCAGCAGCAGCAGGATTTCGGGCAAGGAGGCTTGCGCAAACGTCAGCAGCTGGCTGGTAGGCAGGGCGTCGGTGTACTCGTTGTGGGTGACTGTGCGTTGCTGATTAGTTGAGTTATATACAAGCTGATCGTGCGGATGCAACACGCCCAGCACGGTATTCTGGCGGGCTACCTGCACCCGGCCGGTGCGCACCAGCACGGTGGTAGCCGGAAGCTGGGGATAGGCCTTCACCAGGAAGGACGTGCCCAGCACCTTCACCGCCACTTTCCCCGTGCGCACCACAAAGGGCTGCTCAGGTCTTTTCGTGACGGCAAAAAACGCTTCGCCCCGCAGTTGCACGTCGCGCACAGCCCCAAAGCGGGTCGCACACGTCAGCTCCGAGCGTGGCCGCAGCCACACGTGGCTGCTGTCGGGCAGCACCACTTCGCGCTGCTCCCCTACCCCCGTGGCGTAGCGCAGCTCGTCCGGTGCCGAGCGACACAGCCACCAGCCAGCGCCCAACAGTAGCAACGGCACCAGCACCGCCGCCACCCGCAGGGCCGGCCACAGCGGAAAGACCCGAGCCGCCGGCTGAGTGCGGGCCTGGATTCCCGCCAGAATCCGTGCCCGCCGTGCCGCCTCTGCCTCCGGGTTGATGAGCGCGTCATCGTCGGGGGTAGCAGCTACCAGCGCATCCAGCCACTGCTCTCGTTGCTGCTCGGCTTGTTGCGAAGTGAGGCGGCTTCGTAGGTAGCGTTGCAGGCGAGAAGGCAGACGACGGAAGCGGGAATCTGAGGGCTTCATAGGAGAGTTGCACAAGCCCGCAGCAGTAACCATCCGCCAAGCTCGATGTAACGAAAACGTAATACTGTGCTGGTGGTGGACCTCACCAGAACGATAGGACAGAACTTACTACCGGCGTTTTTTAGTGGATTTAGAACTCAGTACCTCCACGATAGGCTCGCCGGTGCAGGCGCTGGGCAGCTTGCTTTCCACCAGCATAGCAGCTGTGGGGGCAATATCCGTGATGGTGTGCGGCTCGTAGCTGACACCGGGCGTGATGCCGGCTCCGAACCACAGCAGGGGCACGTGGCTGTCGTAGAGGTAGCCCGAGCCGTGGGTGGCTCCTACCCCTAGCTCCCAGGTCCAGCCCGGTTCCAGCTCAAAGCGCACGTCACCGAAACGCTTGTAGTAGAGACCATTCTGGAGTTTTTCTTCGAGGAAGGCGCCGGTGCTGCTGGTAAGGAGCTGCGTGGTCGTGTTTACCTGGGCAATACCGTCTTGGTCGCGGAGGTAGTCGGCCAAGAGGTCCTGCACGCGGGCCAATTCCAACTTGCGGCTGGCAATGAGCGGCCGGTTGAGGTAGTACATGTTGTTGCGCTCCGTCTCAATCCACTGGCCCGGCCCTAACTGCTGGGTGAGATAGGCGGCCGCGCCCTGGTTGAGGGTGGCGTGGTGCTGTGCACCGCTGGGTGCGTGGTGCTGAGCCAGGTATTTGGGTACTTCGCTGGCGCCGTGGTCGGCGGTCAGGAAGATGGTGTAGTTGCCCTTGCCCACGGTTTTGTCGAGGGCTTGCAGCAGGCGCGCAATTTCCAGGTCGAGGCGCAGGTACAGGTCGTTTTCTTCCTTGGATAGCGGCCCGAAAGTATGACCCACGGCATCGGGGCTGGAATAGCTGATGGCTAGCAGATCGGACACGTCGTCACGGCCCAAATCAGTGTTGGCGAGAGCAGCCAACGCCAGGTCAGTGAGCAGGTTGTCGCCGAAGGGCGAGACGTTGACCGTCTCATAGGCCGGCGGGTTCTGGGGCGCCAACTTGCCTAGCTCATAGGGAAAAGTAGCGGCCGTTTTGCCTTTGAATATCTTTTCGTAGGCGTTGGAATCGGCCACGCTGTTGAGGTAGGCTTCGGGGCCGCGCAAGGGCGTCCAGGTTTGCTGGCGGTAGTAGTCGGCCTTTTTCTGGGCGTTGAAATCGACTACCCACTTCGGTAGCGCCTGCATGTAGTAGGTGCTGGAAATGAAGTTGCCAGTATTGATGTCGAACCAGAAAGCGCCATCGGCCATGTGCCCGGCTGGCAGCGCCGACGCCCGGTCTTTCAACGACAGCGCAATGACCTTGCTGCGGCCATTGGATACCATTTTCATCTCGTCACCGAGGGTAGTACTCAACTGGTTGCGCGCCGATACGCCCATGCTCTTGGTGGTAGTACCCACTAGCTGCACGGTGGTATCGTCGGTGCAGTACACATCGTGGCGCAGGCGTCGGTCGTACCAGGAGTTGCCCACAATGCCGTGGTAGCGGGGCGTGGTGCCCGTGTACACCGAGGAGTGGCCGGGTCCCGTCACCGTGGGAATGTAGTTGTAGTGAGTGTTGCGGCACTCAAACCCCTCGCGCAGGAGGCGTTTGAAGCCGTCGTTGCCCATCTGGTCGAGGTAGCGGGGTAGGTAGTCGGCCCGCATCTGGTCGACCATAATGCCCACCATCAGCTTAGGCTTTTT from Hymenobacter aerilatus harbors:
- the pafA gene encoding alkaline phosphatase PafA; amino-acid sequence: MLRKLLLSALLLGSAPALLAQGTKKPKLMVGIMVDQMRADYLPRYLDQMGNDGFKRLLREGFECRNTHYNYIPTVTGPGHSSVYTGTTPRYHGIVGNSWYDRRLRHDVYCTDDTTVQLVGTTTKSMGVSARNQLSTTLGDEMKMVSNGRSKVIALSLKDRASALPAGHMADGAFWFDINTGNFISSTYYMQALPKWVVDFNAQKKADYYRQQTWTPLRGPEAYLNSVADSNAYEKIFKGKTAATFPYELGKLAPQNPPAYETVNVSPFGDNLLTDLALAALANTDLGRDDVSDLLAISYSSPDAVGHTFGPLSKEENDLYLRLDLEIARLLQALDKTVGKGNYTIFLTADHGASEVPKYLAQHHAPSGAQHHATLNQGAAAYLTQQLGPGQWIETERNNMYYLNRPLIASRKLELARVQDLLADYLRDQDGIAQVNTTTQLLTSSTGAFLEEKLQNGLYYKRFGDVRFELEPGWTWELGVGATHGSGYLYDSHVPLLWFGAGITPGVSYEPHTITDIAPTAAMLVESKLPSACTGEPIVEVLSSKSTKKRR